From Hippoglossus stenolepis isolate QCI-W04-F060 chromosome 19, HSTE1.2, whole genome shotgun sequence, the proteins below share one genomic window:
- the LOC118098848 gene encoding neutral cholesterol ester hydrolase 1: MRLRLAAALLLSAASYFVYLPLPSGVCEPWKLMLLDALFRSFIQASDVAHALGLCHRVHLLNRVVSWVEATEARSCPAVHVSDSTLGGVPTRVFQAKGGAKLKRGIIYFHGGGWALGSGRMRSYDLLCRKMAEDLDAVVMSVDYRLAPEAVFPDQYHDALAASRDFLSAEVLKRHSIDPERVCVSGDSAGGNLAAAVAQELSSDDSVTARFKAQALIYPVLQALDFHTSSYQQNQAVPILYRPIMARFWLQYLGADSSLEPLLLANNHSSLDQPAIGADTRSKLDWTSLLPGERRKHFRPVVRETGSPGLLGELPALMDVRAAPLLAEQRVLVRAPKAYVMTCEFDVLRDDGLMYVKRLQDAGVPVTSDHYEDGFHGCMVFAYLPMLSSVGQRSMNNYIRWLDQNL, encoded by the exons ATGAGGCTCCGTCTGGCcgcagctctgctgctgtcgGCGGCCTCGTACTTCGTCTACCTGCCGCTGCCGAGCGGAGTCTGTGAGCCCTGGAAGCTGATGCTGCTGGACGCACTGTTCCGGAGCTTCATACAGGCG agtGATGTGGCTCACGCGCTGGGTCTGTGCCACCGCGTCCACCTGCTGAACCGGGTGGTGTCCTGGGTGGAGGCCACCGAGGCCCGCTCCTGCCCCGCCGTGCACGTGAGCGACTCCACGCTGGGCGGCGTCCCCACCAGGGTCTTCCAGGCGAAGGGCGGGGCGAAGCTGAAAAGAGGAATCATATATTTCCACGGAGGGGGGTGGGCCCTCGGCAGCGGAC GGATGCGATCCTACGACCTTCTCTGCCGGAAAATGGCGGAGGATCTGGACGCTGTCGTTATGTCTGTGGA TTACCGTCTCGCCCCGGAGGCGGTGTTCCCAGATCAGTACCACGATGCGTTAGCGGCGTCGCGGGACTTCCTGTCCGCTGAGGTTTTAAAGCGCCACAGCATCGATCCGGAGAGAGTGTGCGTGTCTGGAGACAGCGCCGGGGGGAACCTGGCCGccgctgtggctcaggag ctcagctcagacGACAGCGTGACCGCGAGGTTCAAGGCGCAGGCGTTGATTTACCCGGTGTTGCAGGCCCTGGACTTCCACACCTCGTCGTACCAGCAGAACCAGGCCGTGCCCATCCTCTACAGACCCATCATGGCTCGTTTCTGGCTGCAGTACCTCGGCGCCGACTCCTCCCTGGAGCCCCTCCTGCTCGCCAACAACCACAGCTCGCTGGACCAGCCGGCCATCGGCGCCGACACCCGCTCCAAACTCGACTGGACCTCTCTGCTGCCGGGCGAGCGCAGGAAGCACTTCAGGCCGGTCGTCAGGGAAACGGGATCACCGGGGCTGCTGGGTGAGTTGCCGGCGCTGATGGATGTGAGGGCGGCGCCGCTGCTGGCAGAGCAGAGGGTTCTGGTTAGGGCGCCCAAAGCGTACGTGATGACGTGTGAGTTTGACGTGCTGAGGGACGACGGGCTCATGTATGTGAAGCGGCTGCAGGACGCTGGGGTCCCGGTGACCAGCGACCACTACGAGGACGGTTTCCACGGCTGCATGGTGTTCGCCTACCTGCCCATGCTATCGAGCGTTGGACAGAGGAGCATGAACAACTACATCCGCTGGCTGGACCAGAACCTTTAG
- the tnfsf10 gene encoding tumor necrosis factor ligand superfamily member 10 has translation MTGSGPKLGVLLLLAVLLQTVVVTITVLHFTTALNSMKETFARSSVSCLTGADLQSITVVRGDPCWQVTQQLHLLIEKSLSQRYQRQISSAVRDEVSRVLPSLVMEDQASPRPKVAAHVTGSFVPKLEREGGAPVSAGGRRVQGQKISWWEGQKGLAFLQDVQLVDGELVVPLPGLYYVYAQTYFRHTHSLEEEGEDGEEVEDRGRPLLQYVYKKVSSYQVPILLMKTSRTSCWSRGSQFSLHSAHQGGLFPLSAGDRLFVTVTNASAVDMDEKSSFFGAFLIS, from the exons ATGACGGGCTCCGGTCCGAAGCTCGgggtcctgctgctgctcgcgGTCCTGCTGCAGACTGTGGTCGTCACCATCACCGTGCTGCACTTCACCACGGCGCTCAACTCG atgaAGGAGACGTTCGCCAGGAGCAGCGTTTCCTGCCTGACGGGCGCTGACCTGCAGAGCATCACGGTGGTTCGAGGGGATCCGTGCTGGCAGGTCACTCAGCAGCTCCACCTGCTCATCGAGAAG TCTCTGTCTCAGCGCTACCAGCGGCAGATTTCCTCGGCAGTAAGAG ATGAGGTCTCTCGGGTGCTGCCCTCACTTGTGATGGAGGACCAGGCTTCACCTCGCCCCAAAGTGGCGGCTCACGTCACCGGCAGCTTCGTGCCCAAACTGGAGCGAGAGGGCGGCG CCCCGGTCTCGGCGGGGGGGCGGCGGGTTCAGGGCCAGAAGATCTCGTGGTGGGAGGGACAGAAGGGGCTGGCCTTCCTCCAGGACGTCCAGCTGGTGGACGGGGAGCTGGTGGTGCCGCTGCCCGGCCTCTACTACGTCTACGCCCAGACCTACTTCAGGCACACGCACtcgctggaggaggagggcgaggacggagaggaggtggaggacagagggaggccCCTGCTGCAGTACGTCTACAAGAAG GTGAGCTCCTACCAGGTTCCCATCCTGCTGATGAAGACGAGTCGGACCTCCTGCTGGTCCCGGGGCTCCCAGTTCTCCCTGCACTCCGCCCACCAGGGGGGGCTGTTCCCGCTGAGCGCCGGCGACCGCCTGTTTGTCACGGTGACGAACGCCTCCGCCGTGGACATGGACGAGAAGAGCAGCTTCTTCGGTGCTTTTCTCATCAGCTAg
- the LOC118098521 gene encoding LOW QUALITY PROTEIN: E3 ubiquitin-protein ligase MSL2-like (The sequence of the model RefSeq protein was modified relative to this genomic sequence to represent the inferred CDS: inserted 3 bases in 2 codons): MNPVNATSLYVSASRSVLQCDPRDPRALAELCRLLPFFRQSLSCLVCGNLLQDPIAPTDSSCQHYVCRGCKGQRMQLKPSCSWCKDYSRFEENRQLSLLVHCYRKLCLYITQSPLAPHIASAASDSPDLQAILNEGLKLAESEPEAEDISDSVGLSQTASTSDVVHPNEASPAKELKGEELSPLSINGLHDCNGLVSSDSLQPVVIETGGGVAKQESFSTEIPVCVSVTGTGEAGLCDISTFGDDLKQGPLLLSVEEVLRTLDTDPDPTPEPTPQPDCPPSVPQSSLNGQHCPSGPDSSRLIPPXPPENSPCPLQSHPQPSLQHPQPSTVIPRVPPRCHRKRSRSESDSEKVQPLPISSLLQGPPLGANSSPHHPHPGATTKQEPKFPAVXPHPHLAPVPNGGPPKVGKTVLVSNKALKKTVEHHGSTKKAYTKARQGAPKPRAQPRDRLPPHPHAHPLTHPPSPSKPLYKKPVEKKGCKCGRATQNPSVLTCRGQRCPCYSNRKACLDCICRGCQNSYMANGEKKLEAFAVPEKALEQTRLTLGINLTSITAAALRSPATSSPGNTLLNVTAATGAPVTATFLSGAGHDNRGFDDSLEMRFDC, from the exons ATGAACCCGGTGAATGCGACCTCTCTCTACGTGTCCGCGAGTCGTTCGGTGCTGCAGTGCGACCCCCGAGACCCCCGGGCCCTCGCGGAGCTCTGCCGGCTGCTGCCCTTCTTCCGTCAGTCCCTGTCCTGCCTGGTCTGTG GTAACCTGCTGCAGGACCCCATCGCTCCCACCGACTCGTCATGTCAGCACTACGTCTGTCGAGGCTGTAAGGGTCAGAGGATGCAGCTGAAGCCCTCCTGTAGTTGGTGTAAGGACTATTCCCGCTTTGAGGAAAACAGGCAGCTCTCTCTGCTTGTCCACTGTTACAGGAAGCTGTGTCTCTACATCACTCAGTCGCCACTCGCCCCTCACATAGCCAGCGCCGCCAGTGACTCGCCAGATCTCCAGGCCATCCTCAACGAGGGCCTGAAGTTGGCCGAGAGCGAGCCAGAGGCGGAGGACATTTCGGATTCGGTGGGGCTGTCACAAACGGCCTCCACCTCGGACGTGGTCCATCCCAACGAAGCTTCTCCTGCGAAGGAGCTCAAAGGAGAGGAGCTCAGCCCCCTGAGCATTAACGGACTCCATGATTGTAACGGCCTGGTCAGCTCGGACTCTCTGCAACCCGTCGTCATAGAAACAGGTGGAGGGGTTGCGAAGCAGGAAAGCTTCTCCACGGAGATCCCGGTGTGCGTGAGCGTCACCGGGACTGGGGAGGCGGGGCTTTGTGACATTAGCACCTTCGGGGATGACCTGAAACAAGGGCCGTTGTTACTGAGTGTCGAGGAGGTGCTCAGGACTCTGGACACGGACCCTGACCCCACGCCCGAGCCCACCCCCCAGCCAGACTGCCCTCCCTCTGTTCCCCAGTCAAGCCTCAACGGGCAGCACTGCCCGTCTGGCCCGGACTCCTCCcgcctcatccctcc tcccccagaGAACAGCCCTTGCCCCCTCCAGTCTCACCCGCAGCCCTCCTTGCAGCACCCCCAGCCCTCCACAGTCATCCCACGAGTCCCCCCTCGGTGCCACCGCAAGCGCTCCCGCTCAGAAAGCGACAGCGAGAAGGTGCAGCCTCTCCCCATCTCCAGCCTCTTACAAGGGCCCCCCCTCGGTGCCAACAgctccccccaccacccccaccctgGTGCCACCACCAAACAGGAGCCTAAATTTCCTGCAG TCCCCCACCCTCACCTGGCCCCGGTGCCGAATGGCGGCCCCCCGAAAGTGGGGAAGACTGTGCTCGTCTCCAACAAGGCACTGAAAAAGACAGTGGAGCATCATGGGTCCACAAAGAAGGCTTATACCAAAGCCAGGCAAGGGGCTCCGAAGCCTCGTGCACAGCCCCGTGACCGCCTGCCCCCTCACCCCCACGCACACCCCCTGACACACCCACCCAGCCCCTCAAAGCCACTGTATAAGAAGCCTGTGGAGAAGAAGGGCTGCAAGTGCGGCCGAGCCACACAGAACCCCTCCGTGTTGACCTGTAGGGGGCAGCGCTGCCCCTGCTACTCCAACCGCAAG GCGTGTCTGGACTGTATCTGCCGCGGCTGCCAGAATTCCTACATGGCCAACGGAGAGAAGAAGCTCGAAGCCTTCGCCGTGCCGGAGAAAGCTCTGGAACAAACCCGACTCACGCTGGGAATCAACCTCACCAGTATCACGGCGGCGGCCCTCCGCAGCCCGGCCACCAGCTCCCCAGGAAACACACTCCTCAACGTCACCGCGGCCACGGGCGCGCCCGTCACAGCCACCTTCCTGTCGGGGGCGGGCCACGACAACAGGGGCTTTGACGATTCACTGGAGATGCGGTTTGACTGTTGA